In Populus alba chromosome 1, ASM523922v2, whole genome shotgun sequence, a single window of DNA contains:
- the LOC118038161 gene encoding glycolate oxidase yields the protein MEITNVTEYEVIAKQKLPKMVYDYYASGAEDQWTLAENRNAFSRILFRPRILIDVSKIDMATTVLGFKISMPIMIAPTAMQKMAHPEGEYATARAASAAGTIMTLSSWATSSVEEVASTGPGIRFFQLYVYKDRNVVAQLVRRAERAGFKAIALTVDTPRLGRREADIKNRFTLPPFLTLKNFEGLDLGKMDKAADSGLASYVAGQIDRTLSWKDVEWLQTITKLPILVKGVLTAEDARLSIQAGAAGIIVSNHGARQLDYVPSTIMALEEVVKAAQGRVPVFLDGGVRRGTDVFKALALGASGIFIGRPVVFSLASEGETGVRKVLQMLREEFELTMALSGCRSLKEITRAHIVTDWDHPLNRLAPRL from the exons ATGGAGATAACCAATGTCACGGAGTACGAGGTCATCGCTAAGCAGAAGTTGCCAAAGATGGTCTATGACTATTATGCTTCTGGTGCAGAGGACCAGTGGACTCTAGCAGAAAACAGAAATGCATTCTCAAGAATTTT GTTTCGACCCCGTATTCTTATTGATGTGAGCAAAATAGACATGGCCACCACTGTCTTGGGATTCAAAATATCAATGCCTATCATGATTGCTCCAACTGCCATGCAGAAAATGGCTCATCCTGAAG GGGAGTACGCAACAGCAAGAGCTGCATCGGCTGCTGGGACGATCATG ACATTGTCCTCGTGGGCTACATCCAGCGTTGAAGAGGTTGCATCCACTGGACCTGGCATCCGCTTTTTCCAGCTCTAT GTGTACAAGGACAGGAATGTTGTTGCTCAGCTTGTCAGAAGAGCTGAAAGGGCAGGTTTCAAGGCTATTGCTCTTACAGTTGATACCCCAAGGTTGGGCCGCAGGGAGGCTGACATCAAGAACAG ATTTACTCTGCCACCATTTTTGACATTGAAGAACTTTGAAGGTTTGGACCTTGGAAAAATGGACAAG GCTGCTGACTCTGGACTTGCGTCATATGTTGCGGGTCAAATTGATCGTACACTGAGCTGGAAG GATGTGGAGTGGCTTCAGACAATCACCAAACTGCCAATTCTAGTGAAGGGCGTCCTCACTGCTGAGGATG CAAGGCTTTCAATTCAAGCTGGAGCAGCAGGGATTATTGTGTCGAATCACGGTGCTCGCCAACTCGATTATGTCCCTTCCACTATTATGGCTCTGGAAGAG GTTGTCAAGGCTGCACAAGGACGAGTTCCAGTGTTCTTGGATGGTGGTGTAAGGCGTGGAACTGATGTCTTCAAGGCATTGGCACTTGGAGCCTCTGGCATATTC ATTGGTCGACCAGTGGTCTTTTCACTGGCTTCTGAAGGAGAGACTGGTGTGAGAAAAGTGCTTCAAATGCTGCGTGAGGAGTTTGAGCTTACCATGGCGTTGAGTGGTTGTCGTTCCCTCAAGGAAATCACTCGAGCCCACATTGTAACCGATTGGGACCATCCTCTCAATCGCCTAGCTCCAAGGTTATAG